A DNA window from Coffea arabica cultivar ET-39 chromosome 6c, Coffea Arabica ET-39 HiFi, whole genome shotgun sequence contains the following coding sequences:
- the LOC140008501 gene encoding large ribosomal subunit protein eL21z/eL21y produces MPAGHGLRARTRDSFSRGFRKRGTIPLSTYLRTYKIGQYVDIKVNGAVHKGMPHKFYHGRTGRVWNVTKRAIGVEVNKQVGNRIIRKRIHVRVEHVLPSRCNEEIKHRIRRNDELKAAAKARGEVISTKRQPEGPKPGFMVEGATLETVTPIPYDVVNDLKGGY; encoded by the exons ATGCCGGCCGGACATGGACTCAGGGCTCGGACGAGGGACTCGTTCTCCAGAGGCTTCAGGAAGCGCGGAACCATCCCGTTGTCGACCTATCTCCGGACCTACAAAATCGGACAGTACGTTGACATCAAGGTGAACGGAGCCGTTCACAAGGGTATGCCTCACAAGTTCTACCATGGCCGCACCGGCCGCGTCTGGAACGTAACCAAGCGCGCCATCGGAGTTGAAGTCAACAAACAG GTTGGTAACAGGATTATCAGGAAGAGGATTCATGTTCGCGTAGAGCATGTTCTGCCTTCTCGATGCAATGAGGAGATCAAGCATAGAATCAGGAGAAATGATGAATTGAAGGCTGCAGCAAAGGCAAGAGGTGAAGTCATCAGTACCAAGAGGCAACCTGAGGGCCCCAAACCCGGTTTCATGGTGGAAGGTGCAACTTTGGAGACTGTAACTCCAATTCCATATGATGTGGTCAATGATCTCAAAGGGGGTTACTAA
- the LOC113692357 gene encoding dirigent protein 22 translates to MAKTFPKSGLIIILFSVLFASSAVLLPVACQQFSRKLSRKEMGLKREKLSHLHFYFHDIVSGRNPTAVRVAAATTTNSSATGFGAVVMMDDPLTAGPDLSSKLVGRAQGIYASAAQEESGYLMVLNYVFVEGKYNGSTLSILGRNTVLSTVREMPVVGGSGLFRFARGYAQARTHYFDLKTGDAVVEYNVYVIHY, encoded by the coding sequence ATGGCAAAAACCTTCCCAAAATCAGGACTTATCATCATTTTGTTTAGCGTTCTCTTTGCTTCATCAGCCGTCCTTCTTCCTGTAGCATGTCAACAGTTCTCAAGAAAATTGTCCAGAAAAGAAATGGGGTTGAAGAGGGAGAAGCTAAGCCACCTTCATTTCTACTTCCATGATATTGTCAGCGGGAGAAATCCCACCGCTGTTCGAGTCGCTGCAGCCACCACGACCAACTCTTCAGCAACTGGATTTGGAGCTGTGGTCATGATGGATGATCCCTTAACAGCAGGTCCAGATTTAAGCTCCAAACTTGTGGGGAGGGCTCAAGGGATTTATGCATCAGCAGCTCAGGAGGAATCTGGATACTTGATGGTCCTGAACTATGTTTTTGTTGAAGGAAAGTATAATGGAAGCACCCTCAGCATATTGGGTAGAAACACTGTTCTTTCGACGGTAAGGGAGATGCCTGTTGTTGGAGGAAGTGGGCttttcagatttgctcgtgGCTATGCTCAGGCAAGGACTCACTATTTTGATCTCAAGACTGGGGATGCTGTGGTGGAATACAATGTCTATGTCATCCACTATTGA
- the LOC113691775 gene encoding non-specific lipid transfer protein GPI-anchored 22-like isoform X2 encodes MEKISARVSLCLLALMMAGCVRVSSDFAQDKRECQDQLAGLSPCVSFISEEEKHPSPVCCLRLGNNYDQKRRCLCMLVRDRNEPGLGFKINATLALALPFICHIPANATQCLDFLHLDPRSPDAQIFLQFSNSSGSRTSTISGIADSGSSSSINRGKKWLNLAMLGVVSVWPLISSFISK; translated from the exons ATGGAGAAAATTAGCGCAAGAGTTTCACTATGTTTGCTAGCTCTGATGATGGCTGGTTGTGTTAGAGTAAGCAGTGATTTTGCACAAGACAAGCGAGAATGCCAAGATCAATTGGCCGGTCTGTCGCCTTGTGTTTCATTTATAAGCGAAGAGGAGAAGCATCCCAGCCCAGTTTGTTGCCTCAGGCTGGGAAATAACTACGATCAAAAGCGCAGGTGTTTGTGCATGCTGGTGAGAGACCGTAATGAACCAGGTCTTGGCTTCAAAATCAACGCTACACTTGCACTCGCTCTTCCCTTCATCTGTCACATACCAGCTAACGCGACGCAGTGTCTTG ATTTTCTGCACCTGGATCCTCGGTCACCAGATGCTCAGATTTTTCTGCAGTTCTCTAATTCTTCTGGAAGTAGAACCTCAACTATTAGTGGCATAG CTGATTCTGGAAGTTCAAGCTCGATAAATCGTGGAAAGAAATGGCTTAACTTGGCGATGCTTGGCGTGGTTTCAGTTTGGCCACTCATATCAAGCTTCATTAGCAAGTAG
- the LOC113692394 gene encoding zinc finger protein 8-like, which translates to MDKAERETHDFMNVESFSQLPFIRPAPVKEKGIRLFGKEFGGDSNSTVTTADDSESALTTNPHRHEQSTKDSDNGDSTRKFECHYCCRNFPTSQALGGHQNAHKRERQHAKRAHLQSAMVHGGLAETHVYGLMNYHRLGSVPTPALAYHSWGKSSNSYTSNSRFYGTGGHGSFSHQPPINGSPLALWRIPAAAHSSPTFSRDGSVHHPLPLFSNDDLKPPQVMSSNSQTRLGYETSKPKIQDHVSLDLHL; encoded by the coding sequence ATGGACAAGGCTGAAAGAGAAACACATGACTTCATGAATGTTGAATCCTTCTCCCAGCTGCCCTTCATTCGACCTGCACCAGTTAAAGAAAAGGGCATCCGACTTTTTGGCAAAGAATTTGGAGGGGACTCCAACAGTACTGTTACTACTGCTGACGACTCCGAATCTGCTCTGACGACTAATCCGCATCGTCATGAGCAGAGTACTAAGGATAGTGATAATGGAGATAGCACTCGAAAATTCGAATGCCACTATTGTTGCAGAAACTTCCCTACATCTCAAGCCCTTGGAGGCCATCAAAATGCACACAAGAGGGAGAGGCAGCATGCTAAAAGAGCACATCTTCAGTCAGCGATGGTGCATGGAGGCCTAGCTGAGACTCATGTTTATGGCCTTATGAATTATCATCGCCTTGGTTCGGTGCCAACCCCGGCTTTGGCCTATCATTCCTGGGGGAAAAGCAGCAATTCTTATACAAGTAACTCAAGATTCTATGGTACTGGTGGTCACGGCTCTTTTTCTCATCAGCCACCTATCAACGGCAGCCCGTTAGCCTTGTGGAGAATTCCAGCAGCTGCCCACAGTTCCCCTACTTTTAGTCGAGACGGTTCGGTTCATCATCCACTTCCCTTGTTTTCCAATGATGATTTGAAGCCTCCACAAGTGATGAGCTCCAATTCTCAAACTCGGCTAGGGTATGAAACTTCAAAGCCTAAAATTCAAGATCATGTGAGTTTGGACCTGCATCTCTAA
- the LOC113692741 gene encoding carbon catabolite repressor protein 4 homolog 2 encodes MLSVLRVHLPSDIPIVGCELTPYVLVKRPDKSVITEDVPESTPLDGYFLRYKWYRIQSDRKVAICSVHPSEQATLQCLGCVKAKIPISKSYHCSPKCFSDAWQHHRVLHERAASAVNENGNEEEEIFGRFNGSGSGVINTNLTGTQANSSLANGATALYPAAVTQRGGETWFEVGRFKTYTPTADDIGHVLKFECVVVDAESKQPVGHPSTLHTSRVIPAPSPTPRRLIPVSGVEMPGHLDVDGRVSSSGTFTVLSYNILSDSYAANDLYSYCPSWALSWAYRRQNLLREIVGYRADIVCLQEVQCDHFEEFFAPELDKHGYQALYKRKTAEVFNGNIYSNDGCATFFRRDRFSHVKKYEVEFNKAAQSLTDALVPSTQKKTALGRLIKDNIALIVVLEAKFSNQGIDNPGKRQLVCVANTHVNVQQDLKDVKLWQVHTLLKGLEKIAASADIPMLVCGDFNSVPGSAPHALLAMGKVDPMHSDLAVDPLGILRPATKLTHQLPLVSAYSSFGRAAGIGFEQQRRRLDLTTNEPLFTNCTRDFIGTHDYIFYSADSLTVESLLELLDEDGLRKDTALPSPEWSSDHIALLAEFRCKPRTRR; translated from the exons ATGCTGAGTGTGCTGCGAGTGCACCTTCCGTCCGACATTCCTATCGTAGGCTGTGAGCTGACGCCCTACGTGCTTGTAAAACGTCCTGATAAGTCCGTTATTACCGAAGATGTTCCCGAGTCCACTCCACTTGATGGCTACTTCTTAAGATATAAGTG GTATCGCATACAAAGTGATAGGAAAGTTGCAATCTGTAGTGTTCATCCATCTGAGCAAGCTACATTGCAGTGTCTTGGATGTGTTAAAGCGAAAATACCTATCAGTAAGAGTTACCATTGTTCTCCGAAATGTTTCTCGGATGCATGGCAGCATCATCGTGTTTTGCATGAGCGCGCAGCTAGTGCTGTTAATGAAAATGGCAACGAGGAAGAAGAAATTTTTGGGCGCTTCAATGGTTCAGGATCTGGGGTTATCAATACAAACTTGACGGGTACGCAGGCCAATTCTAGCTTGGCAAATGGTGCCACGGCTTTATACCCTGCTGCAGTAACACAGAGAGGTGGTGAGACATGGTTCGAAGTTGGACGATTTAAAACATACACACCGACGGCTGATGATATTGGCCATGTCCTTAAATTTGAGTGTGTTGTAGTGGATGCAGAATCCAAACAGCCTGTGGGGCATCCAAGTACACTACACACTTCTCGCGTAATTCCAGCCCCATCTCCTACTCCACGTAGGTTGATTCCTGTCAGTGGAGTTGAAATGCCAGGGCATCTGGACGTTGACGGTCGTGTATCTTCATCAGGAACCTTTACTGTGCTGTCATATAATATCCTATCCGATTCATATGCTGCAAATGATTTGTACAGTTACTGTCCTTCTTGGGCTCTTTCTTGGGCTTATCGAAGGCAGAATCTATTACGTGAGATAGTTGGCTACCGTGCTGACATTGTTTGTCTTCAAGAG GTTCAATGTGACCATTTTGAGGAATTCTTCGCCCCTGAGCTGGATAAACATGGTTATCAAGCTCTATATAAACGAAAAACAGCCGAG GTCTTCAATGGGAATATTTATTCAAATGATGGTTGTGCTACATTTTTCCGCCGGGATAGATTTTCACATGTCAAGAAATATGAG GTTGAGTTTAACAAAGCTGCACAATCCTTGACTGACGCTTTAGTTCCAAGTACTCAGAAAAAAACTGCTCTGGGTCGATTGATCAAG GATAACATTGCACTTATAGTGGTTCTGGAAGCAAAATTTAGTAACCAGGGAATTGATAATCCTGGGAAGCGACAGCTTGTTTGTGTG GCTAATACACATGTCAATGTTCAGCAAGATTTAAAGGATGTGAAGCTGTGGCAG GTTCATACATTGTTGAAAGGGTTAGAGAAAATTGCTGCCAGTGCAGATATCCCAATGCTCGTCTGTGGAGATTTTAATTCTGTTCCTGGAAG TGCTCCACATGCTCTTCTTGCCATGGGAAAAGTTGATCCAATGCATTCAGATTTAGCAGTTGACCCTCTTGGAATCCTTCGCCCTGCCACAAAACTTACACATCAGTTGCCATTG GTAAGTGCATACTCATCATTCGGAAGAGCAGCTGGTATTGGTTTTGAGCAACAGAGGAGGAGATTGGATCTTACTACAAATGAACCTTTGTTCACCAACTGCACCAGGGATTTTATCGGCACTCATGATTACATATTCTACTCAG CGGACTCCTTAACTGTGGAATCTTTGTTGGAGCTCTTGGATGAAGATGGCTTGAGAAAAGACACAGCACTTCCTTCTCCAGAGTGGTCTTCTGATCACATAGCACTCTTAGCTGAATTTCGCTGCAAGCCTAGAACTAGGCGCTGA
- the LOC113691775 gene encoding non-specific lipid transfer protein GPI-anchored 22-like isoform X1: MEKISARVSLCLLALMMAGCVRVSSDFAQDKRECQDQLAGLSPCVSFISEEEKHPSPVCCLRLGNNYDQKRRCLCMLVRDRNEPGLGFKINATLALALPFICHIPANATQCLDFLHLDPRSPDAQIFLQFSNSSGSRTSTISGIAADSGSSSSINRGKKWLNLAMLGVVSVWPLISSFISK, translated from the exons ATGGAGAAAATTAGCGCAAGAGTTTCACTATGTTTGCTAGCTCTGATGATGGCTGGTTGTGTTAGAGTAAGCAGTGATTTTGCACAAGACAAGCGAGAATGCCAAGATCAATTGGCCGGTCTGTCGCCTTGTGTTTCATTTATAAGCGAAGAGGAGAAGCATCCCAGCCCAGTTTGTTGCCTCAGGCTGGGAAATAACTACGATCAAAAGCGCAGGTGTTTGTGCATGCTGGTGAGAGACCGTAATGAACCAGGTCTTGGCTTCAAAATCAACGCTACACTTGCACTCGCTCTTCCCTTCATCTGTCACATACCAGCTAACGCGACGCAGTGTCTTG ATTTTCTGCACCTGGATCCTCGGTCACCAGATGCTCAGATTTTTCTGCAGTTCTCTAATTCTTCTGGAAGTAGAACCTCAACTATTAGTGGCATAG cAGCTGATTCTGGAAGTTCAAGCTCGATAAATCGTGGAAAGAAATGGCTTAACTTGGCGATGCTTGGCGTGGTTTCAGTTTGGCCACTCATATCAAGCTTCATTAGCAAGTAG
- the LOC113692133 gene encoding uncharacterized protein — MGTREVYEEKLRTGNMYEYDPTMKPGLGSPRCPRCLCLLEPSMDKGEWTITPVLRDATAVAGSGIGGLLSAIHGFNTGIPYVQKHVKGPKWVPFVIGLPPFLIYSAASAAFGGYAFPRFTQLSVTSYYAASSASSYCISLLTRRIEDSRTSSSPSQHGTLG; from the exons ATGGGGACTCGCGAAGTCTACGAAGAGAAGCTGAGAACAGGGAATATGTACGAATACGATCCTACCATGAAACCTGGCCTTGGCTCTCCCCGTTGCCCTCGTTGTCTTTGTCTCTTAGAACCTTCGATG GACAAGGGAGAGTGGACCATCACTCCGGTTCTCCGCGACGCCACTGCTGTG GCTGGCTCAGGAATTGGTGGACTTCTCAGTGCAATTCATGGTTTTAACACAG GGATTCCGTATGTCCAAAAACATGTGAAGGGGCCAAAGTGGGTTCCATTTGTTATCGGG CTTCCTCCATTTCTGATCTATTCCGCAGCTAGTGCTGCATTTGGAG GCTATGCATTTCCAAGATTTACTCAGCTCAGTGTGACATCGTATTATGCTGCTTCAAGCGCATCGAGTTACTGCATTTCATTGCTCACCAGACGGATTGAAGACAGCCGCACTTCTTCCTCCCCCTCCCAACATGGAACACTGGGATGA